The Schistocerca piceifrons isolate TAMUIC-IGC-003096 chromosome 5, iqSchPice1.1, whole genome shotgun sequence genome has a segment encoding these proteins:
- the LOC124799032 gene encoding BCL-6 corepressor-like protein 1 — MPVPAPVSVSLTVPVSLSVAIPVPGPVLMPVPVPLSVSVLEFMLVPRSVHVALPVPVPVQLSTAVLVPALYLFMIRYLYCCASASVSACVHINACICAYVCGSACASTSANGYPCDMPVPVEVPACGPVPIPVPVMLFVLVVLVNVLHLHQSLCLYPVLVSAPVSMPVLAPILIPATVTVPLLKPVLVLEPALAPSPHDIVWLHVEPAAACV; from the exons ATGCCTGTGCCAGCACCTGTATCAGTGTCCCTGACTGTGCCCGTGAGTTTGTCTGTGGCTATTCCGGTTCCTGGGCCAGTGCTAATGCCTGTACCTGTACCTTTGTCTGTGTCTGTCCTGGAGTTCATGCTTGTGCCTCGGTCAGTGCATGTGGCACtacctgtgcctgtgcctgtgcagTTGTCTACAGCTGTGCTGGTGCCTGCCCTTTACCTGTTCATGATCCGATACCTGTACTGCT GTGCTTCTGCCAGTGTCAGTGCTTGTGTCCACATAAATGCTTGTATCTGTGCCTATGTCTGTGGCAGCGCCTGTGCCTCTACCAGTGCCAATGGCTATCCATGTGATATGCCTGTGCCAGTGGAAGTGCCTGCATGTGGGCCAGTTCCTATTCCTGTACCAGTGATGTTGTTTGTAT TGGTTGTACTTGTCAATGTGCTGCACCTGCACCAGAGCCTGTGCCTGTACCCTGTGCTTGTATCTGCGCCAGTGTCTATGCCTGTGCTGGCGCCAATACTCATTCCAGCGACTGTTACTGTGCCATTGTTGAAGCCAGTGTTGGTTCTGGAGCCAGCGTTAGCACCTTCACCACATGACATAGTATGGTTGCATGTGGAGCCAGCTGCAGCATGTGTGTGA